From the Anopheles stephensi strain Indian chromosome X, UCI_ANSTEP_V1.0, whole genome shotgun sequence genome, the window GCACCTTTTTGTCGGGAAATCGGTACAGTGGAAGCTATTTAACAACCCATTATTCAATTCCGCTACCGACATCCAGTTTCGTATTGGTGCAGAGTATGTACAAATGCTCTAGTTGGCGGTCTACTTACTCCCGGTTAGGCTGGTGTTTCGCTTCATTAGCATACAATCCCAATCACCAACATTGTGTTCCTTGCTGAGAGTGTGACACCCGTCAGGAGGTTTTGTTGGAATTCTTTTCAGGAGGGCTGTCTACATGTTCGTACATGTTTGACCGTTTGCGTGCTTCAAATCATCCACCTACCGAGGTAGTATACTTCCCGCTGGTAGTGTGAGTCCATTCTTGGGTCCTTTTTACCCGACGCTGACCTACTAACATTGGGGGTCTCACTAGATTGGTTGTGTGGTGTGGAACTTTACAGCACATAATCGATGCTAACGATACCAGGCACCAAGGGTGAAAGACCCCACTCTCCAGGTGCTCCAGGTGGTCCAAGCAGCTTCAAGGTTACAAACTCCctccaccaaccacccccccacacacacacacacactcatatcGACAGGATTACGGTGTTCGTGGTACTTTACGAGCGGTAGCGTAGGTTCCCTTCCCATCAATGCTACTTGGTCACTCGCTATCgcttggcaaaaaaaaagaagaggggcaccgaagcaaaaacataaaagaacCTACAAAATGACCTCCATTAGCAGCGCGGACCGTCACTCACAATTACGACGACCGGCCCACCGACCGACGGACGGTGCTCGGCCACACTCGGGGGTTTCGATAAGTAGTTGAGTTTCACACGCGGTCCGGTACAAACACGCGCCCAGCAGAGtgtgatttgttgttttgggcACGCCGTTCTTGGAAGTGAAAGTGACACAGTTACCTCTCCCCAATTTTGGCGCTAACACACCCCCCCCGGGAATCACAATCGATCTCAAAATAGCGGACAACGGCGAAACATCTTCAACCCGCACGATCAACCCGCAGGAGCCAAGGTGGCGCACCATGAAGCATTCGAAACGCTACCTGGTCGGCATATCGGCCCTGCTCGTGCTTGTCGTTGGCGGTGGTGTGGCACTCGGCAGGTGAGCTGGGAGGCTTGGGCACTGGAGTTTTGGTGTTGTGAGCAGAATTCCTAAACATTCGACTCCAAAAGCTGGCCAAAGACATCACGAACAGCTCGAAGAATTTATCTCCAGATTCGCCAGTTTGTCCATCGATCAGTGACGCTGGAAGCTGGTCATCGGTAGCTGAGATAAGCATGACTGATACCGCGACTATCGGAAGATTAGCGGAACGGTATTCAAAACGAAGCAGCGTGATGAAGTCTTGCCCTTACCGTCCGAAGCGGCGTATCGGTCGGCTCTTCACTGTCGTTAGATTGCTATTGTTTTGTGCGTACTTATCTGCTTAAATTGCTGTCACTTTATTGCCCTTACTTTGTGCAGCGAAGCAGATGGAAAAAACAGGGACGGAGTACGCGACCGTTGATAATGGTCAGCTCAAGTAGCAGTTCTGGCGTTGCGTTGAAGGCACCCCTATTTGGAGGGCGAGCAAAAAGGGCTGATGATTGTCTGGATTGATGCTAATTTCTTTTAACCCATCACCACCGAAGGGCACTGAACAAAGATGACGATCTCATGGAGGATACGACACCGAAGACGATGGATGTGATACTGACCGAGATACGGAGTCTGATGCAGGACTACTCGATCGAGGCGTACATCATACCGTCGGTCGATGCACACAATGTACGTGGTTTTGATACGCTGGCTGGCCGAAATTCACTCCTCCCTCACGGTTTGTTTCTTCGGTTTCGTTCCAGAGTGAGTACATCTCACTGCACGACCGCCGGTACCAGTACGTGACCAACTTTACCGGATCGGCCGGCACCGCCATCATTATGCTTGGGAAGGCCGCCTTCTGGACCGACTCGCGTTACCATCTGCAGGCGGAGAACGAGATCGATCCGAGCTACTGGACGCTGATGAAGGAAGGCCTCACCGGTGTACCGACGCGTGACGAGTGGCTGCTGAGCAATCTGTCACCGGGGGCTCAGGTCGGCACGGACCCGTTCCTGATTGCGTCGACCGAGTACGAGCGGTTGGGCAGTGTGCTCGCACAGCACGGCTATCGGCTCATAACGCTCGAGCGCAATCTGGTGGACATCGTGTGGAACAATCGGCCACCGCAAACGGCCGAAGATTTGCGACCGCTAGCGCTCACCTACACCGGACAGCGTGCGTCCGAGAAGGTGCAGGCCCTGCGCGTCATCCTGCAGGAGAACAGTGCGAACGCGATCGTTGTCAGTGCGCTGGACGAGATTGCTTGTAATGCCCGGGTGTAATGATTGGATCTCATGTGTCCTACTTACTAATCGCTTCGTTTTCCATCCGTCCACCGTAGGGTTGCTGAATCTGCGTGGATCGGACATTCGCTACAATCCGGTGTTCTTCGCGTACCTGATCGTGTCGCACGGCAATGTGCATCTGTTTACCAATCCGGATCGCATTAACGACACGATACGGGCACACTTCAGTGCGGAAGGAATCGTGGTCGATGTGCGCGATTATCGCGACATACTGGCCGGTGTGGAGGAGTACGTCCGGGGCGGCAATCGGATGATCGTGTCGACGGCCTGCAGCCAAGCACTGTACGCTGCCATCCCGACGGAACAGCGTATCCAACTTTACAGCGTGGTGGCGAAGATGAAGGCGGTTAAGAATGCGGTTGAGGCGGCCGGGATGCGCCGAGCACACATCCGCGACGGTGCCGCCGTTGTACGCTATCTGCATTGGCTGGAGCAAACGGTAGACGGTGGTAATGTGACGGAACTATCCGGTGCAGCCAAGTTACATCAGTTCCGCAGCGAGCAGGACATGTTTGTCGATCTAAGCTTTACGGCTATTAGCGCCTTCGGCCCGAACGGAGCGATCGTCCATTACAGCCCAACCGAGGAGACGGACCTACCGATCACACGGGACGGCATCTATCTGATTGACTCCGGTGGTCAGTATCTGGACGGTACGACGGACGTTACCCGCTCGGTACACCTCGGTGAACCGACCGACTTTCAGCGCGAATGCTTCACGCGCGTGCTCAAGGGTTTCCTCAGTCTCGGGTCAGCCGTCTTCCCGGTCCGCGCGTCCGGCACCGTGTTCGATGTGCTCGCGCGCAAAGCACTGTGGGACGTTGGGCTTGACTATGGTCACGGTACCGGGCACGGCATTGGTTCGTTTCTAGGCGTGCACGAGTATCCACCCTCGTTCGTGTCCAACAGTGCGTCACCGAGCAATCAGGGCGTGGTGGAGAACATGTTCTCGTCGAACGAGCCCGGCTACTATCAGGCCGGCCAGTTCGGTGTGCGCATCGAGGATATTGTGCAGGTGGTGAAAGCGTCCGTACCGTACGACTTTAACGGACGCGGTGCGCTTACCTTCTACACCAACACGCTCGTACCGATCCAGCAGAAGCTGATCGATCTGAAGCTACTGTCCGCGACCGAAATTGCGCAGCTGAACGCGTACCATCGGCGGGTGCTGGATGAGGTGGGCccattgctgctgcagcaggatGACCCGGATGCCTTCCAGTGGCTTACTGATGCCACGAAGGAAATAGTCGTCGTCAGTTGAACGCGATCTTGCTCCGCAACGCGCTCCCCGGAAGCCTTGTGTTCCTATCTATGGTTAGTATgcgtcaataaaaaaaatgctaagcATCTTACTACTTCTTACATGAGCTCGTGGATGTTTTTCGTGTGTGAGCAATATTTTTCAGCGATGAGACCTGCGCGTTTTGCGCGTACCTAACATGCTACAGCTTACTATCTGTGGAACCCTGATCTCTCCGCCGACCGTTAGATCCGACACAGAGTTCATAAAAGACTGTTGAGACTTCAAATAGTGAGAGCATCATTTAGCTCATAGAGCACGTGCTTGAAGCGACTCTCCCAGTTGTCATTCCAATCATAACGGTCCAAAGATCTGGAAAAGAAGGTTTTGGAGACATTCTGTGTTTCAGAGGCGTAGCAACTCCTATGGCTTCAGAACTTGATAGCGTGTGAAGACGCTTAGCCGGGATCCTAGATGAACTCAGTGGGCCGTAATTTTTCCCTCGTTATACTATTAACGAAAGATTGTAACTGATGTCCCTCCATCTTCTCCAAATATGCCGTATGTGGAGCAAACCAAAATTATTCCGAGGCTGTAATGCTCAAAATGCAAGACGAATAACGAATAACTGAAGACTCACAAGCTCTTTTGGTCGAAAAATCCCACCCTTTGCCGGTGGGCCACATGAATCCATTTATATTCTCACGCAATACTTTATACGCCGCCTACACTATCGCCCATATTTGAGACACTGACTGCCGGAAGGAACATATAGGGTGAAGAggtataaaacagaaaacaaaacaaaaacaaataatcaaACCTACGGAACGTATTTCTGAATTATTCAAACACCCCGTAGCCTCTCTACATGCCGTTACCGCttacttcttcttcggctCCCGGCTACGTTCCTTACAGTACACGTGCGCTATCCCGATCGGTTTACGATCACCCGGCGGGTACAGGATGACGAGTCGGATTTTTTCATGATACGTACGCGGTTCGCGCAGTAACACCTGCTTGCACGGTGGCGACATGTTGATCGAGATTCGATAGTTTTTTCGCGGCGTCATAATCACCTCCTCGAAGAACAGATCCGCCACGTGTACCGTGCTGATGCACGGGTTCGGACACTCGAACACGTCCGAGCTAACCTCGCTATCCTCCTCGTAAATCTTCAACTCAACCGAGATGACGTTCGCCTTGGACGGTAGGTAAACGCCCAGCCCGTACAGTGATAGCGGCATGTCGGACATGACCGCCAGCTTGAGATCGTCGGCCGGTTCCACAAACACATCGTTCATGTTCTGCCCGAACACGATCAGCTTCAGACAGTTGTGGTACCGCTTGTTCAGCTTCACGATCATCCGCAGCTCCTGCGTGTCCTCGTCCCGGTTCGCCTCCTCCCAGATGTCGAGCGCACTGCTCAGCTGATCGTCCGTACAGTTGATCGCCCAGGACGAGAATATCTTAAACAGCGAGTCCCGGTGGATGGTCGCGAAATCGACGTGATTGAAATAGTACAGCGGATTGTTCCGGATCAGCTCCAGGCAGCATTCGTCCACCGCCTGGTACCCATAGTACCGGTTGATGCTAAAGATCGACAGTGCCGTCGTTTCCTCGACCTGATCCTTCAGGAAGCAGCCGAGCTGCTGATGCAAATCGGTCAGCATGTACCGTTGCGCGCAGTCGAAAATGTCCCGCAGATTGTCGAACGTGATGTCCACCTTTAGACAGTAGATGTAGCGCAGTATCACGAGAAACACGTCCGGATCGACGTCCTCCAGCGATACCTCGCTTCGGTTCGCCTCGACAAAGTTGCCGAAGAACATGACGTAAAAGTATTCGGAAGCCATCACCAGTAGCAGCTTGTGTGCGTAGATCCGTTTTTTGTCCGCACCCACGATGAACGTCACGTCCGAGCAAAACTCATTGTTGACCATACTTTCGAGCCGGGAGGAGATTGTGTCGTCCGTGCCATAGCTAAGATTGCGCCGGATGATGGTGGCGACCGTTCCCTCGGATTTCGTTGTCGCCATCGTGGAAGGCTCCGCGTTGTCTGTCCGGGCAGTCGCTAGCGAACCTTTAACCTTTGTCTGGGACGAACTTTTTCTAGCAATTAGCGACCCAGCAGGTCCTTCCAGCAGCTGTTAATTTGttaactaaaacaaaaacaacaacaaaacgtttTGTTGAAGATGGAGCGTTAATCGGACACCCCCAACGCACACCTACCTACTGTTCGGGAAGCGATTTATTCGCTTCTCCTTTACCGGGTGGACACATTCCCATCAGCAGACTAAAACAAATGCTAAAACATGATCCAAACAAAGCCTTTTATTGCTCGTCCTTTTGCACATTTGGCTTCTGTGGGTACGGCTTACCTACCTTTACATTGATTAAACGCCTTAATAATAGAAGTTTGCCTTCTAAAGTACGATTTACAGTGCAACAATCTGCTTCCCGCATACGAATTTATCTAAAATACGACTCCTATTGCGATACTTTCTTCGCTGGCCAAGTTCCGATGTTGATACTTTTTCGTTCCGTGTGCCTTTTGCCCATACTGAAGAAGCACAGTTGTGTCTTGGCTGCGGCCGTACGAAAAAGCAGGACAAAACACAATGCATTTAATGCTGTCTCTTTCTGGCTTACGGTTATTTGGGTTTCTTTATCTAACGGGCAATACAAAACCCACACAGCATGACAGCTATCGCAAACGAACGGAGAGCGTTTACA encodes:
- the LOC118502875 gene encoding BTB/POZ domain-containing protein 2-like, producing MATTKSEGTVATIIRRNLSYGTDDTISSRLESMVNNEFCSDVTFIVGADKKRIYAHKLLLVMASEYFYVMFFGNFVEANRSEVSLEDVDPDVFLVILRYIYCLKVDITFDNLRDIFDCAQRYMLTDLHQQLGCFLKDQVEETTALSIFSINRYYGYQAVDECCLELIRNNPLYYFNHVDFATIHRDSLFKIFSSWAINCTDDQLSSALDIWEEANRDEDTQELRMIVKLNKRYHNCLKLIVFGQNMNDVFVEPADDLKLAVMSDMPLSLYGLGVYLPSKANVISVELKIYEEDSEVSSDVFECPNPCISTVHVADLFFEEVIMTPRKNYRISINMSPPCKQVLLREPRTYHEKIRLVILYPPGDRKPIGIAHVYCKERSREPKKK
- the LOC118502866 gene encoding xaa-Pro aminopeptidase ApepP-like encodes the protein MKHSKRYLVGISALLVLVVGGGVALGRALNKDDDLMEDTTPKTMDVILTEIRSLMQDYSIEAYIIPSVDAHNSEYISLHDRRYQYVTNFTGSAGTAIIMLGKAAFWTDSRYHLQAENEIDPSYWTLMKEGLTGVPTRDEWLLSNLSPGAQVGTDPFLIASTEYERLGSVLAQHGYRLITLERNLVDIVWNNRPPQTAEDLRPLALTYTGQRASEKVQALRVILQENSANAIVVSALDEIAWLLNLRGSDIRYNPVFFAYLIVSHGNVHLFTNPDRINDTIRAHFSAEGIVVDVRDYRDILAGVEEYVRGGNRMIVSTACSQALYAAIPTEQRIQLYSVVAKMKAVKNAVEAAGMRRAHIRDGAAVVRYLHWLEQTVDGGNVTELSGAAKLHQFRSEQDMFVDLSFTAISAFGPNGAIVHYSPTEETDLPITRDGIYLIDSGGQYLDGTTDVTRSVHLGEPTDFQRECFTRVLKGFLSLGSAVFPVRASGTVFDVLARKALWDVGLDYGHGTGHGIGSFLGVHEYPPSFVSNSASPSNQGVVENMFSSNEPGYYQAGQFGVRIEDIVQVVKASVPYDFNGRGALTFYTNTLVPIQQKLIDLKLLSATEIAQLNAYHRRVLDEVGPLLLQQDDPDAFQWLTDATKEIVVVS